A genome region from Thermoanaerobacterium xylanolyticum LX-11 includes the following:
- a CDS encoding acyltransferase family protein, whose amino-acid sequence MPKPLNENARYMAGLDGLRALAVLAVIGYHLNLTFLQGGFFGVSIFFVLSGYLITNIIASEWEKNNKVDLKNFWKRRMLRLFPALFIMVIVVASYVTLFDASRLSSIKGDAITSLLYVNNWWLIFHKVSYFAKFGPQSTFGNLWSLAVEGQFYLIWPLALIAAFKYIKKKKYIFIITLLLSVLSALVMGVMYTPGMDPSRVYYGTDTRAFGLLLGSALALILPSNKFSSNEAKRKVLIYDVIGFLAIALIFAMLMYVNQYDSFVYRGGMYLLSAITAVVVAVSAHPKSFLGKILGCAPLRWLGARSYGVYLWYFPVLILTTPPVDTKGLNPIRALLQVFMIIAISALSWKYVEDPIRHGALKKIINDLKSLRFKKGKILPTLKTSALVSLSVCLMGIFIAGMSGIIPANASVSLNSGSANGASDSPSYIESSSNIGSDVHDYNDNLPDNRRDVKYYPYKGGNPSSAASNNSDSIISPVQDGKGITIIGDSILIDTKPYLEEMLPGITIDGKVGRQMYQAKDVVKNLKAKGKIDTLIVELGTNGPFTEDQLLSFLKSAEPVKRVILVNVRVPRPWESIVNETLSKVSSEYPHTTLIDWYKASYGHDSFFSPDAVHLEPSGAKYFASLIANEVKEDN is encoded by the coding sequence GTGCCAAAGCCTTTAAATGAAAACGCAAGATACATGGCAGGACTTGACGGACTCCGTGCTTTAGCTGTGCTTGCTGTCATTGGATATCATCTTAATCTGACTTTTTTGCAGGGTGGTTTTTTTGGCGTCAGCATATTTTTTGTGTTATCAGGATACTTGATTACAAATATAATTGCATCGGAGTGGGAGAAAAACAATAAAGTTGATTTAAAAAATTTTTGGAAGCGCAGAATGTTGAGGCTATTTCCAGCTCTTTTTATTATGGTAATTGTAGTCGCTTCTTATGTTACGCTTTTCGATGCTTCAAGGCTTTCATCTATTAAAGGTGATGCCATAACAAGTTTGCTTTATGTCAACAATTGGTGGCTGATATTCCATAAAGTATCTTACTTTGCTAAGTTTGGACCACAATCGACGTTTGGCAATCTATGGTCACTGGCTGTTGAAGGACAGTTTTACCTCATTTGGCCGTTAGCATTGATTGCGGCATTTAAGTATATAAAGAAGAAAAAGTATATCTTTATTATCACTTTGCTGCTTTCTGTACTTTCTGCTTTAGTAATGGGCGTAATGTACACACCAGGCATGGATCCCAGCCGTGTATATTATGGCACTGATACCAGGGCTTTTGGGCTTCTTTTAGGATCGGCTTTAGCATTGATTCTTCCCAGCAATAAATTTTCCAGCAATGAAGCTAAAAGAAAAGTATTGATTTATGATGTGATTGGATTTTTGGCAATAGCTTTGATTTTTGCTATGCTTATGTACGTCAATCAATACGATTCTTTTGTATATAGAGGTGGCATGTATTTGCTATCTGCAATAACTGCTGTGGTGGTAGCTGTGTCAGCACATCCTAAAAGCTTTTTAGGGAAAATATTAGGATGCGCTCCATTAAGATGGTTGGGAGCAAGGTCGTACGGAGTATATCTTTGGTACTTTCCAGTGCTTATTTTGACGACACCGCCTGTAGATACAAAAGGCTTAAATCCTATTCGGGCGCTGCTACAGGTATTTATGATTATCGCTATTTCTGCTTTGTCATGGAAATACGTAGAGGATCCAATAAGACATGGCGCACTTAAAAAAATCATAAACGACTTAAAATCATTAAGATTTAAAAAAGGGAAAATATTACCTACACTTAAAACATCTGCTTTAGTTTCATTATCCGTATGTTTAATGGGCATTTTTATTGCCGGTATGAGTGGAATCATACCGGCCAACGCATCAGTTTCGTTAAATTCAGGTTCTGCAAATGGTGCTTCAGATTCACCATCTTATATAGAAAGCAGTAGCAATATAGGCAGTGATGTGCATGACTACAATGATAATCTGCCAGATAATAGGAGAGATGTTAAGTACTATCCGTATAAAGGCGGAAATCCCAGCTCAGCGGCATCAAATAACAGTGATTCTATAATTAGCCCTGTACAGGATGGAAAGGGTATAACCATAATAGGCGATTCGATATTGATAGATACAAAGCCTTACTTGGAAGAGATGCTGCCGGGAATCACGATTGATGGCAAAGTAGGAAGACAAATGTATCAAGCAAAAGATGTCGTGAAAAACCTCAAAGCGAAAGGAAAAATAGACACATTGATAGTTGAGTTGGGGACAAATGGGCCTTTCACTGAAGACCAGCTTTTATCGTTTTTAAAGAGCGCAGAGCCTGTAAAACGCGTAATATTGGTAAATGTCCGCGTCCCACGCCCTTGGGAAAGCATCGTCAATGAGACGTTGTCAAAAGTGTCTTCAGAATATCCACACACTACTTTAATTGATTGGTATAAAGCCAGCTATGGACATGATTCATTCTTTTCACCTGATGCGGTTCACTTAGAGCCCAGTGGTGCGAAGTATTTTGCTTCACTTATAGCAAATGAGGTAAAAGAAGACAACTAA
- a CDS encoding APC family permease, with amino-acid sequence MDKTQKLKKDIGLFIATALVTGNMMGSGIFMLPATLASKSGPGATILAWLVTGIGSILLALSFANLGSRIPKAGGPYEYSKLAFGDFIGFINAWLYWNGSWIGNAAVVIAVASYSSALFPILSQSHLAAFIYTSAILWIFTIINIIGVKRAGSTQTTITVFEVCLFLFFIIVSAVHFKSSNVMPLFPAGKGMNTLSAAATSTLWAFIGLETASITAEEIKNPEKNVKLSTIFGILIAVVMYLAINLSAMGAIPQSQLAKSASPIADILKQFLGKNIANVIIVGSVVSVLGTTVGWLLSTARVAYAAGKDGLFPEVFSKVHPKYKTPHVSLIIGSVLVNLLLLMNYTKSLVSAFNFIILLATLSFLPVYAFTAASEMILLIKRDKNVSVLGFIKNSIVPLLGFAYAMWTIYGSGAETVMYGFIMLMCGIPFYIYMKYKNSSKLNEIRKVLE; translated from the coding sequence ATGGACAAAACACAAAAGCTTAAAAAAGACATTGGCCTATTTATCGCCACAGCACTTGTAACAGGTAACATGATGGGTTCCGGCATATTCATGCTTCCTGCTACACTTGCATCTAAATCAGGTCCCGGCGCAACAATACTGGCATGGCTTGTTACAGGCATTGGATCAATATTGCTGGCATTGTCATTTGCAAATTTAGGTTCAAGAATTCCAAAAGCTGGTGGCCCGTATGAATACTCAAAATTAGCTTTTGGAGACTTTATAGGTTTCATCAATGCGTGGTTATACTGGAATGGTTCATGGATCGGAAACGCTGCCGTCGTTATCGCAGTTGCCAGTTACTCAAGCGCCTTATTCCCGATTTTATCACAAAGTCATTTAGCCGCTTTTATATACACTAGTGCTATATTATGGATTTTTACAATAATTAACATTATAGGTGTAAAAAGAGCTGGCTCAACTCAAACAACTATAACTGTTTTTGAAGTATGTCTTTTTTTGTTCTTCATAATCGTATCAGCAGTACATTTCAAGTCAAGCAATGTGATGCCATTATTTCCTGCAGGAAAAGGCATGAATACTTTGTCTGCAGCAGCTACTTCAACACTATGGGCATTTATAGGACTTGAAACAGCCTCAATTACTGCTGAAGAAATCAAAAACCCTGAAAAAAACGTAAAGTTAAGCACCATATTCGGAATTTTGATCGCGGTAGTAATGTACTTAGCCATAAACCTCTCGGCAATGGGTGCAATACCGCAAAGCCAGCTTGCGAAAAGTGCTTCTCCAATAGCAGACATCCTCAAACAGTTCTTAGGGAAAAACATTGCGAATGTCATAATTGTAGGCTCTGTCGTAAGTGTGCTTGGCACAACCGTTGGATGGCTTTTATCTACAGCTCGTGTGGCTTATGCGGCAGGGAAAGATGGCCTGTTTCCAGAAGTTTTTTCAAAAGTACATCCTAAGTACAAGACTCCTCACGTATCATTGATTATAGGATCGGTACTTGTAAATCTTTTGTTGCTGATGAATTACACAAAATCTCTGGTTTCCGCGTTTAATTTTATAATACTGTTGGCAACTTTATCTTTCTTGCCCGTGTACGCTTTTACAGCCGCATCTGAAATGATACTTCTTATAAAAAGAGACAAAAACGTCAGCGTATTAGGCTTTATAAAGAATTCGATTGTTCCGCTTTTAGGCTTTGCATACGCCATGTGGACAATATACGGCTCTGGAGCCGAGACTGTCATGTACGGATTTATAATGCTTATGTGCGGCATACCCTTCTATATATACATGAAGTACAAAAATAGCTCAAAGCTAAACGAGATTCGAAAAGTCTTAGAATAA
- the metA gene encoding homoserine O-acetyltransferase MetA — MPINIPNGLPAIDILAKENIFVMAEERAIHQDIRPLKIAILNLMPTKSVTETQLLRLLSNNPLQIDLKFLYAASHKSKNTAPEYLEAFYKTFDDVKHEKFDGLIITGAPVETLDFSDVDYWHELEEIMEWSKHNVFSTFHICWGAQAGLYYHYGIPKYPLKEKMFGVFLHRVSKKNVDLLRGFDDEFYAPHSRYTEVRKEDIELVDDLEILSESDEAGVYIVASKSGRQIFVTGHSEYDPLTLKSEYERDLKKGIPIKIPKNYFPGDDPNNEPIVKWRSHANLLFSNWLNYYVYQKTPYDVNSIE; from the coding sequence ATGCCCATCAATATACCAAATGGTCTACCTGCCATCGATATTTTAGCTAAAGAAAATATATTCGTAATGGCTGAAGAAAGGGCAATTCATCAAGATATTCGCCCTCTTAAGATCGCCATCTTAAACTTGATGCCTACAAAAAGTGTGACAGAAACACAGCTATTAAGGCTACTTAGCAACAATCCACTGCAAATTGATCTAAAATTTCTCTATGCAGCATCACACAAATCTAAAAACACTGCGCCAGAGTATTTAGAAGCTTTTTACAAAACATTTGATGACGTAAAACATGAAAAATTTGACGGTCTCATAATAACCGGAGCACCAGTGGAAACTTTGGACTTTTCAGATGTTGATTATTGGCATGAGCTTGAAGAAATAATGGAATGGAGCAAGCACAATGTATTTTCCACTTTTCATATTTGCTGGGGTGCTCAAGCAGGTCTATATTATCACTATGGCATTCCTAAATATCCTCTGAAAGAGAAAATGTTTGGCGTATTTTTGCATAGAGTATCTAAGAAAAATGTCGACTTATTAAGGGGATTTGACGACGAATTTTATGCACCCCATTCAAGATATACGGAAGTCAGAAAAGAAGATATAGAGCTTGTAGATGACCTTGAAATACTTTCTGAATCCGACGAAGCAGGCGTATACATAGTAGCTTCAAAATCAGGCAGACAGATATTTGTGACAGGTCACTCTGAATATGATCCTTTGACGCTAAAATCCGAATACGAAAGGGATTTAAAAAAAGGCATTCCTATAAAAATACCAAAAAACTATTTCCCAGGAGATGACCCTAATAATGAGCCAATTGTGAAATGGAGAAGTCATGCAAATCTATTGTTTTCTAACTGGTTAAATTACTATGTATACCAAAAAACACCATACGATGTGAATTCAATTGAATAA
- a CDS encoding geranylgeranyl reductase family protein codes for MYDVIIVGGGPAGSTLGRKLSKEGYKVLLIEKHVFPRYKACGGGITKRCYKLLDIDISQCVEDITNEIIFRFPNDRTIALQTGEPIIYQVDRTKFDKYLIDKAAYHGCEIYDGELFYDFYQHDKGLVVVTDRGEYETKVLVGADGINSNVAHKANLINGKKGIALEGEVYVDNSLIDGLKGKVVVDFNAIRYGYGWVFPKGDRLSIGVGTFLNKVSDIKEMLSKMIEENVDGNIKDCKIYGHQLSFPDGSDGVFNNDKIILIGDATRLADPFTGEGIYNALLTADISFDVLKKHFSGECGLDEYTIRLNREVVPDVGWAYRLAQFTYNNMDFIEKSVRYFPNVLSYFVDIMMGDNTYKNFKLKVPMYSLRVMTSKTKIKVEKNVS; via the coding sequence ATGTATGATGTAATTATTGTTGGTGGAGGACCTGCAGGATCTACATTAGGAAGAAAGCTGTCTAAAGAAGGATATAAGGTATTGTTGATAGAAAAGCATGTTTTTCCGAGGTACAAAGCCTGCGGTGGCGGAATAACTAAAAGGTGTTACAAATTATTAGATATTGATATAAGCCAATGCGTAGAAGATATTACAAATGAAATCATTTTTAGATTTCCTAATGATAGAACAATAGCTTTGCAGACTGGTGAGCCCATAATATACCAAGTAGATAGGACTAAATTTGATAAATATTTAATAGATAAAGCAGCTTATCATGGGTGTGAAATATATGATGGTGAATTATTTTATGACTTTTATCAGCATGATAAGGGACTTGTCGTTGTGACAGACAGGGGTGAATATGAGACAAAGGTTTTAGTAGGTGCAGATGGAATAAACAGCAATGTGGCACATAAAGCAAACTTAATAAATGGCAAAAAAGGCATAGCACTTGAAGGTGAAGTATACGTGGATAATAGCTTAATCGATGGATTAAAAGGGAAAGTTGTGGTAGATTTCAATGCAATAAGATATGGGTATGGATGGGTATTCCCCAAAGGTGACAGATTGTCTATTGGTGTCGGGACTTTTTTAAACAAAGTTTCAGACATAAAAGAAATGCTATCTAAAATGATAGAGGAAAATGTGGACGGAAATATAAAAGACTGCAAAATTTACGGGCATCAGTTGTCGTTTCCTGATGGGAGCGATGGTGTATTTAACAACGATAAAATAATATTGATTGGAGATGCTACAAGGCTTGCTGATCCATTTACAGGCGAAGGAATATACAATGCTTTGCTTACTGCAGACATATCATTTGATGTTCTAAAAAAGCATTTCAGTGGAGAATGTGGATTGGATGAATACACTATTAGACTCAATAGAGAAGTTGTGCCAGATGTTGGTTGGGCATATAGATTAGCGCAATTTACTTACAATAACATGGATTTCATAGAAAAATCAGTAAGATATTTTCCTAATGTGCTATCATACTTTGTAGATATAATGATGGGTGATAATACATATAAGAATTTTAAATTAAAAGTTCCAATGTATTCACTGCGGGTAATGACTTCTAAGACGAAAATTAAAGTAGAAAAAAACGTGTCATGA
- a CDS encoding copper ion binding protein has translation MGLFGSKGETTTIDVRGMSCNHCKMTVEKALKGLDGVSKATVDLDKANATVTYDPKKVTIDDMKKAIIDAGYEA, from the coding sequence ATGGGTTTGTTTGGTTCAAAAGGTGAGACTACAACGATTGATGTGAGAGGCATGTCATGCAACCATTGCAAAATGACTGTAGAGAAAGCATTAAAAGGTCTTGATGGAGTGTCAAAAGCGACAGTAGACTTGGATAAGGCCAATGCAACTGTAACATACGATCCTAAAAAAGTTACTATAGATGACATGAAAAAAGCGATTATTGACGCAGGATATGAAGCTTAA
- the cysK gene encoding cysteine synthase A yields the protein MAKIAKNLTDLIGNTPLLELSNYNKENNLEARLIAKLEYFNPLSSVKDRIGYAMIKDAEEKGLINKDTVIIEPTSGNTGIALAFVAAAKKYRLILTMPETMSIERRNLLKALGAEIVLTPGAEGMSGAVKKAEELAKQYGNAFIPQQFKNPVNPEIHRKTTAEEIWRDTDGNVDIFVAGIGTGGTITGVGEVLKSRKPDVKIVAVEPADSPVLSGGRPGPHKIQGIGAGFVPDVLNREIIDEIYQVKNNEAFETSRALAKSEGLLVGISSGAAAFAATQIAKRPENKGKTIVVLLPDTGERYLSTTLYQD from the coding sequence ATGGCAAAGATTGCAAAAAACCTTACGGATTTAATAGGCAATACGCCGCTATTGGAATTATCAAACTACAATAAAGAAAATAATCTTGAAGCAAGGCTTATAGCAAAATTAGAGTACTTTAATCCATTAAGCAGCGTAAAGGACAGAATCGGATATGCTATGATTAAAGATGCAGAAGAAAAGGGGCTTATAAACAAAGACACTGTTATTATTGAGCCAACCAGTGGCAATACAGGAATAGCGCTGGCTTTTGTTGCAGCGGCTAAGAAATACAGATTAATATTGACTATGCCTGAGACTATGAGCATTGAAAGAAGAAATTTGCTTAAAGCGCTTGGTGCTGAAATAGTTTTGACTCCAGGGGCGGAAGGCATGTCTGGAGCTGTAAAAAAGGCTGAGGAGCTGGCAAAGCAGTACGGAAATGCATTTATACCGCAACAGTTCAAAAACCCTGTCAATCCAGAAATACATAGAAAGACAACAGCAGAAGAAATATGGAGAGACACTGATGGCAATGTGGATATATTTGTTGCAGGCATTGGCACAGGTGGGACAATTACAGGCGTTGGTGAGGTTTTAAAATCAAGGAAACCTGATGTAAAGATTGTAGCAGTTGAGCCTGCTGATTCTCCAGTTCTATCTGGTGGAAGACCTGGTCCACATAAGATACAAGGTATAGGCGCGGGATTTGTACCTGATGTCTTGAATAGAGAAATCATTGATGAGATATACCAGGTTAAGAATAATGAGGCATTTGAGACGTCAAGAGCATTGGCAAAATCTGAAGGATTATTAGTTGGAATATCATCAGGTGCAGCCGCATTTGCAGCGACTCAGATTGCAAAGAGGCCAGAAAATAAAGGCAAGACGATAGTCGTATTGCTTCCCGATACAGGTGAAAGATACCTGTCAACAACACTGTATCAAGATTAA
- a CDS encoding MutS-related protein, whose product MAFQSILFINAEDITNVDLLNEPVFFKDLNIDQIIDAITFGRNEYNLKPFFYKSPINKETIVYRQEIMKELENNSLFMSVKSFSEKFQHMREALKKIDKIYYKYQKERWFLDAVNLYVDAVVSFANDLTHIDLNSTGFIAFREYILNYVNSNSFVSLNEATKKLEEDLSSVKYSILIRGNSIKVSKYESEINYSNIVEETFKKFKEGEVKDYRKKFSEYDDMNHVEAKILDLVAQLYKKIFEELDDYCIKNSHFIDDKIGTFEREVQFYMSYLEFISKFKDVGLKFCYPQVESQSKEVFDYGCFDLALANKLISNKSTVVTNDFYLSGNERIFVVSGPNQGGKTTFARTFGQVHYLASIGCPVPGYKARLFLYDNIFTHFEREENVNELHGKLEDELIRIYDILSKATSDSIVILNEIFTSTTLEDAIFLSKKVMDRIIDLDLLCVWVTFIDELSTYNEKTVSVVSTVVPDNPSLRTYKVVRKPADGLSYAITIAEKYRLTYEHIKERVNR is encoded by the coding sequence ATGGCGTTTCAAAGTATATTGTTTATAAATGCTGAAGATATTACAAACGTTGATTTATTAAATGAACCAGTATTTTTTAAAGATTTGAACATTGATCAAATAATAGATGCAATAACATTCGGTAGAAACGAATATAACCTTAAACCGTTTTTTTATAAATCGCCTATTAACAAAGAAACAATCGTATATCGCCAAGAAATAATGAAAGAATTAGAAAACAATTCGCTTTTTATGTCTGTAAAATCTTTTTCTGAAAAATTTCAGCATATGAGGGAAGCTTTAAAAAAGATTGATAAGATTTATTATAAATATCAAAAGGAAAGATGGTTTTTAGATGCAGTTAATTTATATGTTGATGCTGTAGTTTCTTTTGCTAATGATTTAACACATATAGATTTAAATTCTACTGGCTTTATTGCATTTCGAGAATACATTTTAAATTATGTTAATAGTAATTCTTTTGTATCTTTGAATGAAGCGACAAAAAAACTTGAAGAGGACTTATCATCTGTAAAGTACAGCATACTCATAAGAGGAAACAGTATAAAAGTAAGCAAATACGAATCAGAGATAAATTATAGTAACATTGTGGAAGAAACCTTTAAAAAGTTTAAAGAAGGAGAGGTAAAAGATTATAGGAAGAAGTTTTCAGAGTACGATGATATGAATCACGTGGAAGCAAAAATTTTAGATTTGGTAGCCCAACTTTATAAAAAAATATTTGAGGAGCTTGATGATTACTGCATTAAAAATAGCCATTTTATAGATGATAAAATCGGTACATTTGAACGTGAGGTACAGTTTTACATGTCATATTTGGAATTTATTTCAAAGTTTAAAGATGTAGGATTGAAATTTTGTTATCCACAGGTTGAAAGCCAATCAAAAGAAGTTTTTGACTATGGGTGCTTTGATTTGGCATTAGCTAATAAACTTATTTCTAATAAATCGACAGTCGTCACAAACGATTTTTACTTAAGTGGCAATGAGAGAATCTTTGTTGTATCTGGGCCTAATCAAGGTGGTAAAACGACATTTGCCAGGACATTTGGACAAGTTCATTATCTTGCCAGCATTGGATGCCCTGTTCCAGGATATAAAGCGCGGCTATTTTTATATGACAATATCTTTACACACTTTGAAAGAGAAGAAAATGTAAATGAACTCCACGGAAAATTAGAAGATGAATTGATTAGGATTTATGATATTCTCTCAAAAGCTACGTCAGATAGCATTGTTATACTGAATGAAATATTTACTTCTACTACTCTGGAAGATGCTATTTTTCTCAGCAAAAAGGTAATGGATAGAATTATAGATCTGGATTTGCTTTGTGTTTGGGTTACATTTATAGATGAATTATCCACTTATAACGAAAAGACTGTAAGTGTAGTTAGTACGGTCGTACCTGATAATCCATCGCTTAGAACCTATAAGGTTGTAAGAAAGCCTGCTGATGGTTTGTCTTATGCCATTACAATTGCGGAAAAATACAGACTTACCTATGAGCATATTAAGGAGCGTGTAAACAGATGA
- a CDS encoding MutS-related protein has protein sequence MKTFLLYKNRDFDMKQELPWNEQILVQDLGLNAVFDAMAQGDEFLYDVAYKVILTSINDVNEIIYRQDILKDCLKYPSIIRSIYDIAVETLENEKKNFWSIFSSYPSSILHSSIELMYMYVDMLIKLRKIAEEHFHKFESEGFKSLFSMLQKELNDEYIETVKTHLKELKFENGVLISAELGKGNKGINYILRRPNEIKQSLIEKIFSKKASAFTFYIADRDESGMKALSELKDRGINLAANALAQSADHINGFFKMLKTELAFYVGCINLYEELTKIGEPICFPVPLSAENRRHSYSGLYDISLSLTMKKKVVSNDLNADRKDLFVITGANQGGKTTFLRSIGLAQLMMQSGMFVGAEKFSSNICIGLFTHFKREEDEEMNSGKLDEELSRMSDIVDNIKQNSMILFNESFAATNEREGSEISRQIISALLEVKVKIFFVTHLYELSRSLYDKKMDNAIFLRAERKPNGERSFKLVEGEPLKTSYGEDLYKKIFKNS, from the coding sequence ATGAAGACATTTTTGCTGTACAAAAATCGCGATTTTGATATGAAACAGGAATTGCCATGGAATGAACAAATATTGGTACAGGATTTGGGATTGAATGCGGTTTTTGATGCTATGGCACAAGGTGATGAGTTTTTGTACGATGTAGCTTATAAAGTCATTCTAACAAGTATAAATGATGTAAATGAGATAATTTATCGTCAGGATATTCTCAAAGATTGTCTAAAATATCCCTCTATAATAAGAAGCATTTATGACATTGCGGTAGAAACATTGGAAAATGAGAAAAAAAATTTTTGGAGCATTTTTAGCAGCTATCCATCGTCAATTTTGCATAGCTCAATTGAGCTTATGTACATGTATGTTGATATGCTTATTAAATTGAGAAAGATTGCGGAAGAACATTTTCACAAATTTGAATCAGAAGGTTTTAAATCATTATTTTCAATGCTACAAAAAGAATTAAATGATGAGTACATTGAAACTGTAAAAACACATTTAAAAGAATTGAAATTTGAAAATGGAGTATTGATAAGTGCGGAATTGGGAAAAGGTAATAAAGGGATTAATTACATTCTCAGAAGGCCTAATGAAATCAAACAGAGTTTAATTGAAAAGATTTTTTCCAAAAAGGCTTCGGCTTTTACTTTTTACATTGCCGATCGGGATGAAAGTGGCATGAAGGCTTTATCAGAATTAAAAGATAGAGGCATAAATCTTGCAGCAAATGCTTTAGCGCAGTCTGCAGATCACATTAATGGCTTTTTTAAAATGCTTAAAACAGAATTAGCCTTTTATGTAGGATGCATTAATCTGTATGAAGAACTTACTAAAATAGGTGAACCTATATGCTTTCCTGTGCCTTTATCTGCAGAGAATAGAAGACACTCTTATTCGGGTTTATATGATATAAGCTTGTCTCTGACGATGAAAAAGAAAGTAGTGTCAAATGATTTGAATGCTGACAGAAAAGATCTTTTCGTCATAACAGGTGCTAACCAAGGGGGAAAAACGACATTTTTAAGAAGCATTGGCCTGGCGCAGTTAATGATGCAGTCTGGCATGTTTGTGGGAGCAGAGAAATTTTCATCAAATATATGTATTGGATTATTTACACATTTTAAAAGAGAAGAAGATGAAGAAATGAACAGCGGTAAATTAGACGAAGAATTAAGCAGGATGAGTGATATTGTTGATAATATAAAGCAAAATTCCATGATACTTTTTAATGAATCATTTGCAGCTACAAATGAAAGGGAAGGCTCAGAGATTTCAAGACAGATAATAAGTGCATTACTGGAAGTTAAAGTAAAGATATTTTTTGTCACTCATCTTTATGAATTATCACGCAGCTTGTACGATAAAAAAATGGACAATGCGATTTTTTTAAGAGCCGAAAGAAAACCTAATGGTGAAAGATCTTTTAAATTAGTTGAGGGTGAACCGCTAAAGACTAGCTATGGAGAAGATTTGTACAAGAAGATATTTAAAAATTCTTGA